A region of the Massilia sp. erpn genome:
CGCCATCCTGCTTGGACAGCGCGTCGAGCAGGCGGATCAGATAGGACTGGTCGAGCGCGCCCAGCATGCCCTGCACCGCATCCAGCGTCACCGCACCGGCAGCGTAGGCAATCGCCTGGTCGGTCAGCGACAGCGCGTCGCGCATCGAACCGTGCGCGCCCTGGGCCAGCAGGCGCAGGGCGGGATGCTCGAAGCTGACATTTTCCTGGCCCAGGATATTTTCCAGGTGGCCGACAATATGCCCCGGCGGCATCTGCTTCAGATTGAACTGCAGGCAGCGCGACAGTACCGTGACCGGAATTTTTTGCGGATCGGTGGTCGCCAGGATGAATTTCACGTGCTCGGGCGGTTCTTCCAGCGTCTTCAGCATCGAGTTGAAGGCGTGGTTGGTCAGCATGTGCACCTCGTCGATCATATAGACCTTGAAGCGCGCGTTGGACGGCGCGTACACCGCCTGCTCCAGCAGCTGGGCCATTTCATCGACGCCGCGATTCGACGCCGCATCCATCTCTATATAGTCGACAAAGCGTCCACCGTCGATGGCGGTACAGGCTTCGCACACGCCGCAGGGGGTGGCGGTGATGCCGCCCGTGCCATCCGGCCCGACGCAGTTGAGCGATTTGGCCAGGATGCGCGACAAGGTGGTCTTGCCGACGCCGCGCGTACCCGTGAACAGATAGGCGTGGTGCAGGCGGCCGCTGTGCAGCGCATGCGTGAGCGCGCGCACGACGTGCTCCTGGCCGACGAGCGTTTCAAAGTTCCGGGGACGGTATTTGCGAGCTAGGACTTGATAGGACATTCGCTGATTTTACCGTAGATGCCAGTCCAGCGGACAAGATTAGACGGCGCGCGCCTGTCGCGCAGCGGGCCGGAAATGAAAAAAGCTGCCATAAGCAGCTTTTTCGATAAGAGGCGAGCCTGATCTGCGGCACTTGCGGTAAACAGCTTTGGCTGCTTCGTTCCCGACCTGACCAGGTTAACCGTGCCACAATGCGCAGGGGCCCGCCAGACGCAATTATAACCGACCGGCGGATTTCGTGGGTACGGAATCGCACCCTGCCGTTTATAGGCCGAGCTGCTGCCAGATCTGGTCCACGCGCCCCTTCACTTCCGGCGTCATCTGGATGGTCGTGCCCCATTCACGGCTGGTTTCGCCCGGCCACTTATTGGTCGCGTCGATGCCCATCTTGCTGCCCAGGCCACTGATGGGCGAAGCGAAGTCCAGATAATCGATCGGCGTGTTGTCGACCAGGGTGGTATCGCGGATCGGATCGACGCGGCTGGTAATGGCCCAGATCACCTCTTTCCAGTCGCGGATATTCACGTCCTCGTCCACCACCACAATGAACTTGGTATACATGAACTGGCGCAGGAAGCTCCACACGCCGAACATCACGCGCTTGGCGTGGCCGGCATACTGCTTGCGGATCTGCACCACGGCCATACGGTAGCTGCAGCCTTCCGGCGGCAGATAGAAATCGGTGATTTCGCTGAACTGCTTTTGCAGCAGCGGCACGAAGACTTCATTCAGCGCCAGGCCCAGCACCGCCGGCTCGTCCGGCGGCTTGCCTGTATACGTGGAGTGGTAGATCGGATCGCGCCGCATCGTGATGCGGTCGATGGTGAAGACCGGGAACCAGTCCTGCTCATTATAGTAACCAGTGTGGTCGCCATACGGGCCTTCCAGCGCATGCTCGTAGCCGGAGGGATGATTCTCGTCGGGATAGATATGCCCTTCCAGCACGATTTCGGCCGATGCCGGCACGCGCAGCTCGCTGCCGATGGCCTTGACCAGCTCCGTGCGGCTGCCGCGCAGCAGGCCGGCGAACTGGTATTCGGACAGAGAATCCGGCACCGGCGTCACCGCGCCCAGAATCGTGGCCGGATCGGCGCCCAGCGCCACCGCCACCGGATACGGCTGGCCCTTGTTCTTGATGGCGTGCTCGCGGAAATCGAGCGCGCCGCCGCGATGCGCCAGCCAGCGCATGATGACCTTGTTCCGGCCCAGCACCTGCTGGCGGTAGATGCCCAGGTTCTGCCGCTTCTTATTCGGTCCCTTGGTAATCACTAGGCCCCAGGTAATCAGCGGCGCCACGTCGCCCGGCCAGCAATGCTGGATCGGCAGGCGGCCCAGGTCGACGTCATTGCCCTCCCAGACGATTTCCTGGCAAGGCGCGCCGCGCATTTCCTTCGGCGCCATATCCCATAAGGCTTTCACCAGCGAGCCGAGGCCCATCAGGTCCTTGAAATCCTTGGGCGGCTCCGGTTCTTTCAGGCGCGCCAGCACATGGCCGATCTTGCGCAATTCGCCCAGATCCTCGGCGCCCATGCCCAGCGCCACGCGGCGCGTGGTGCCGAACAGATTGCCCAGCACGGGGATGTCGAAACCGGCCGGTTTCTCGAACAGCAGGGCCGGACCTTCGGCGCGCAAGGTGCGGTCGCAGATCTCGGTCATCTCCAAATGTGGCGAAACAGGCAAGGAAATGTGCTTTAGTTCGCCCATCCGTTGCAGTTGGGAAATAAAATCTCGCAGATCCGAATATTTCATACTTTTTTACGATTTTTTCTGTTTAAACAGGCTAACTGAAGAGTTTCGATCAAGTGCTTGATTCTATTGGTTTTTGCTCAAACCTGCCTGGCAAAATCATATCCAAAAGTAATAAAGAATCGATTCGTTAGTATTGACGTGGTATATTGTGCCTCCTACAATCCACCCTACTTGAAGAGGACATGGCAATAACGCCAACTAATTGTCGCTCATTCATTCACGGAGTCGGGGCTCCACATGACATTTTAAGGAGTGTTTTTCACGAGGCGTCTGCCTCCTCCCCCGAAAAAAGTTGTATTGCGACTGGTTCTACTACATATCAGTAATCAGCTCTAGCAAGCAATGATGGCGTCCAGCGCGCGGGCCTACGGCCGCGGCGGGCGATGATAATTCTGATGCACGGCTTTGGCACACCGGCACGACCGCGCTTTTGCGCGGCGATGGTGCGTCCTCGGCGGTCATTCCAGAGGAGTTTCTATGAACCATAATCTGATTGCGCGGCTGTCTATGCCGCAAATTTCAGTGCGTAGTCTCTTGACTACGGCTCAGCACACGCTGACGATTTTTGGCGTTTCCGCCCTGGTAGTTCTCGCAGTACTGTTTGTCCGCCCCGACCTGGCTCGTCAACTGAGCAAAAGTCTGACGGAAGAGCCGGCCCCGGAAGTGGTGGCCGTCACCGCGCCGCCGCTGTCCGAACTGATGGACGCATCGGCCACCGCCACCAAAACCAGCGCAGCAGCCCCGCTGACGCCGGAAGAAAAAGCCCTGATGGGCACCCGCAAGCAGCAGGAATGGGTGACCAGCTGGCTGTCCAAGCGCTACCGCGTGGCCGGCGACGCGGCCAATATGCTGGTATCGACCGCGTATCTGACCGCGCATGAGATCAAGCTCGACCCGCTGCTGATCCTTGCCGTGATGGCCATCGAATCCGGCCTGAATCCGTTTGCGGAAAGCCCGATGGGCGCGCAAGGCCTGATGCAGGTGATGTCCAAGGTGCACCATGACCGCTTCCAGGAAATGGGCGGCGTGCAGGCAGCCTTGAATCCAGTGGCCAATATCCGCGTTGGCTCGCAGATCCTGAAGGATTATGTGACCCGTGGCGGCTCGGTCGAAGCCGGCCTGAAAACCTATGTCGGCGCTGCGGCCTTTGAAACCGACGATGGCTATGGCTCGAAAGTGCTGGCTGAATACCGGCGCCTGAAGCAAGTCTCGGCCGGCAAGAAAGTGCCGACGATCACGCCGATCATGGCTGCCGCTCCGGCACCCAAAGCCACCGCCGTCGCCAGCAGTGGCGCCAAGCCGATGGAAACGGAACAGCTGGCTGGCCTGTAATCCAGCCTGCGGAAACGATGAAGCCACCTTGCGGTGGCTTTTTTTTTTCGTCTCAGAACAGCAGCTTCACAACGATTGCGGTGAGCAAACCGGTCTGAATAAGGCCGAAGGCTGCGCCGACTATCAATATCCAGCGCATCATATTCTGGCCCTGCTCGGCCATAGCTTGGCGTAGTTCAGCCACCACCTTATCCGTATAAGCACGCTGCTTTTCAAACTCGGCCGTCATCTTGCTCTCGAGTTTTTCAACTGCGGTGGCAACGCTTGTGATTTCCAACATGATCTCCCCCGTCGTTTCTGCCAGCACATCTGCCTGGGAAGATGAAAAACCTGCGTCAATCAGACGCCTGGCGTATTGATGGGCATCGAAAGTGGCGGCAGCCATATGCAACTCCGTCGGTGGAATGATTATGCCATGATCCCACGCATACCCTCGCCAGCCTTAGACGCAACGCAAATGCTCAGTGCCCTCGGCTTTCTACGCCGGGAAGTGCAAGCTGGCGCGCACGCCGCTGGCGCTGCTATTGGCGTTGGCGACATGGAGCCTTATGCCATGCTGCTGAGCCAGGCGGTGCGCAATGGACAGGCCCAAGCCCAGTCCCTGGCTGCCCTCCCCTTTGACGCCAGCTTCATAGAGGCGCTCGGCCACGGCGACGGAAATACCGCTGCCGCTATCGCTGACCACCAGGCTGTTCTCTTCGAAGGTAATCCGCACCTCACCTTGCTGCGTATTGGCGAAGGCATTGCTGACCAGATTCGAGAGCAGGATGTCGAGCACGGCGACGGGGCAGCGCGCTTGCGCGGCCGCATCCACCTCAACGGCGACCTGCACCGGCTTGCCGTCCAGCAGATGGGCGAAGCGCACCACGGCCATTTCGATAGACGGCAGCAACGCGCTGGCGCTGGCGGCCGGGGTTTCGTCTTCACGGGCCAGCGCCAGCAGCGCGGCCAGGCTTTGCTCCATGTGACCGGCAGCGCTGCGGATGCGCGCGAGCTGGCCGGCCGCTTGCGGTGCGAGGGGCTGCTGCTCCAGCAGATAGGCCGCGCCGCCGATCACGGCCAGCGGCGTGCGCAGTTCGTGGCTGGCGTCGCGCGTAAAATGCTGTTCGCGCTCGATGAACGCGGCGGTGCGGGCCAAGGCATCTTCCAGGGCGCGGGCCAGGGAGCCGATTTCATTGTCGGGAAAACCGTCAGCAAAGTGGCGCGGCAACTGCTCCGGCTTCGCGCTCGAAACCAGTTGCGCCAGCCGCGTCAGCGGCGCACTCGCCCGCCCCGCCAGCCAGTAGCCAAGCAGCAGCGTGAAGGCGACGATGGCCAGCATCGCGGCGCCAAGAAAACCCAGGATAAACGGCAGGCGTGGACGCACCACCAGTTCGCCGCTGACTTCAGCCAATAAATACAGCGGCGCCGCGCGGCCCGCGAGCCGCAGTTCGCGCAGATGGTAATGGCGGCCTTGCTGGCCGAAGAACTCTCCGCTGCGCGGCCCAGCCGGCAACTGGACCGCCAGGTCGGCCGGCATCTGGTCCGCGCCGTCCAGCAGGCGTACCGTGTCGCGCAAGGGATGCGCCAGCACGCCATGCTCGGACCAGCTGCGCTGCTGGTGCGCCGTTTCCTGCTTCAGGATATTGGCGAAGAAATCGTCTTCGACCGAGTACACGAACAGCAGGCCAAAAACGCTGAAGCACAGCGCGGTGAACAAGGCCACCAGGGCGAAGGCCAGCATCAGCCGGCGGCGCAGGCTCCCGGCGGGCTTCATACTTCCGCATCCAGGCGGAAGCCGACGCCGTGCACGGTATGCAGCATGGGCTTGTCGAAAGGCTTGTCCAGCTCCTGCCGCAACAGATAGAGGTGGCTGCGCAAGGCGTCGGAATCGGGCGGCTCGTCCTGCCACAGCTTGCGCGTCAGCTCGGAGCGCGTGAGGATGCGCGGATGGGCTTCGGCCAGCGCCAGCAAAATGCGGTAGGACTGGGGATTCAGCTTGAGCGTCTGCCCGGCGCGCGCGGCCGTCTGGCTGCGGCGGTCGATGCACAAGGCGCCCACCGCCAATTGATAATCCTGCCGGCGCAGTGCCAGGGCGCGGCAGCGCGCCAGCAGCTCTTCCGGCGCAAAGGGCTTGACCAGGTAATCGTCGGCGCCGCTGTCGAAGCCGGCGAGCTTGTCCTGCAAGGTGTCGCGCGCGGTCAGCATCAGGATGGGCAGGCGGCGCGGCAGCTGCTGGCGCAGATGGCGGCACACTTCCAGGCCATCCATGCCCGGCAGGGCCAGGTCGAGGAGCAGCACATCGTAGTCCTGTTCCAGCGCCAGCTTCAAGCCATGCGGGCCATCGCCGGCAAAGTCGGCGCTATGCCCGCCCTGCTCCAGCACCTCCGCCAGATTGCGGGCCAGCAGCGCGTTGTCCTCCACCACCAGTACGTGCATCGTCGTCTATCCCTTGGCCAGGCGCTGCAGATGTGCATCAGGACCGGCATCTTATCAGCCGGCGCGTGAAAGCGATGTGAAAAAATGCCGCCCGGCCTGGATGGCGGGGCGGCATTGCGGTGCCGGAGGCGGGTGCGCGGACCCGCCGCAAATCAGCGTTTCTTGTCGCCGGCGACTTCGTCGGTGCGCAGCTTGGCGGACAGCTTGTCCAGCACGCCGTTGACGTATTTGTGGCCATCGATGCCGCCGAAGGATTTGGTCAGCTCGACCGCTTCGTTGATCACCACGCGGTATGGGATCTCGGGGTGGTTCTTGAACTCGTAAGCGCCGATCAGCAGCACGGCGTGCTCGATCGGGGACAGTTCGGCCACGCCGCGGTCCACCAGCGGCGCGAAGGTGTCGCGCAGAGCGACGGAATCCTTGATGGCGCCGTACAGCAGATTGGTGAAGTACTCGGCGTCGGCCTTGTCGAAGCCGTGCGCGGCGCGGATATTGTTGACGACCGTGGTCGCATCTTCGTTATTCAGCAGCCACTGATACAGACCCTGCAGCGCGAACTCGCGCGCGCGGTGGCGCGGCGTGCGGTTCTTGCTCGGATTGGCGTGTGCAGATTTATCGGTCATGGTTTCCTACCTATTCTTAAATACATATGGGGAGCGGCCGCGCGGGCCGCTCGGGATTACTCGTCGCCGTCGTCGTCGTCCTGGTGCAGCTCTTCCAGGGCGATGGCCAGATTGGCCATTTCCACGGCCACGCGCGCCGCTTCGGCGCCTTTGACGGCCATGCGCACTTCGGCCTGCTCATCGTTTTCGGTGGTCAGCACGGCGTTGGCGATCGGGATATTGCAGTCCAGGCTGACGCGCGTGATGCCGGCGCCAGACTCGTTCGAGACCAGTTCGAAGTGGTAGGTTTCGCCACGGATGACGGCGCCCAGTGCGATCAGCGCGTCGAACTGCTCGGTCTCGGCCATCTTTTGCAGGATCAGCGGGATTTCCAGCGCGCCCGGCACGGTCACGTGCAGCACGTCTTCATCGGCCACGCCCAGGTGCTTGAGTTCCGCCAGACAGGCCGACAGCAGGCCGTGGCAGACGTCTTCGTTAAAACGCGCCTGTACGATGCCGATGCGCAGGCTCTCGCCATCCAGATTGGTTTCGTAGCTTCCTACGGTCATGACTTGCCTCTTTCGATAAATGGTTAATATAGTTTACGCGGCCGGCTTGGCCAGAAAACCGCTGACTTCCAGCCCGAAGCCCGTCATCGACGGCATCTTGCGCGGGCTGGCCAGCAATTGCATCTTGCTCACGCCCAGCTCGCGCAGGATCTGGGCGCCGATACCGTAGCTGCGCAGGTCCATGCTGGCGGCGCGGCCTTGCGGCTTGGCGGCCGGCTGGCCGAGCGCAGCGAACTGGGTAAACAGCTGCTCGGCGGTCTCGCCGCAATTCAACAGCACGATCACGCCATGCGGCGCCGCCTTGATCGCTTTCAGCGAGGACGACACATTCCACGAGTGGGTGGTGGCTTCCGTTTCCAGCAAGTCCAGGATCGACACCGGCTGGTGCACGCGCACCAGCGAATCCTGGTCCGGCGCCACTTCGCCATGCACCAGCGCCAGGTGGGCGCTGCCGCTCGGCTTGTCGCGGAAGGCGATCATCTGGAAGTCGCCATGGGCGGTGCGCAGCGGACGTTCGGCCACGCGCTCCACCATACATTCGTTCTGGCTGCGGTAGTGGATCAGGTCCGCGATGGTGCCGATCTTCAGGCCATGCTCTTTGGCGAATTCCAGCAGATCGGGCAGGCGGGCCATGGTGCCGTCGTCCTTGACGATCTCGCAGATTACCGAGGCCGGAGTCAGGCCGGCCATGGCGGTCAGATCGCAACCGGCTTCGGTATGGCCGGCGCGCATCAGCACCCCGCCCTTCACCGCGCGCAGCGGGAAGATATGGCCCGGCTGCACGATGTCGCTCGGCTTGGCGTTCTTGGCCACGGCCACCTGGATGGTCTTGGCGCGGTCGGCCGCCGAAATCCCGGTGGTCACGCCTTCCGCCGCTTCGATCGAAACGGTGAAGTTGGTGCCGAAAGAGGTACCATTACGGCTGGTCATCATGCTCAGTTCCAGCTGGTCGCAGCGTTCTTCGCTCAGGGTCAGGCACACCAGGCCGCGCGCATGCTTGATCATGAAGTTGATCGCTTCGGGCGTAACGAAATCGGCGGCAAGCACCAGATCGCCTTCATTCTCGCGGTCTTCTTCGTCCACCAGGATCACCATGCGGCCAGCGCGCAGTTCGGCAACGATTTCTTCGGTGCTGGAAATAGACATTATTGTATCCTTTTGTGAAATGCAGGAACGGCAAATATTTCTTAACCCGCTATTTTAAAGGATTTGGCGCTGGCCGGCCGTAATTCCCTGCGGCTGGCTGCAATTCTTCCGATTCCAAAAATACCATATTATCAAGACGGTAATTTTTAAGTGCACCACAGCCGTGCGCCCTCCCCCTTAACTGCGGAGTAGCATCGACTTCACCCCTGCCAGGCAAACACCATGGCTACTATTCTCATCGTTGACGACCGCCCCAGCAACCGGGAATACCTGGTGACGCTGCTGGGCTTCACGCCGCACCACTTGCTCGAGGCCTGCGACGGCGTGCAGGCGCTGGCGCTGGCGCGCCGCGAATATCCCGACCTGGTGATCACCGACATCCTCATGCCCGGCATGGATGGTTTCGAATTCGTACAGCAGCTGCGCACCGATGCGGCGCTGGCCGCCACACCGGTCATCTTTTACAGCGCCACCTATTCGCCGGACGAGATGCAGGCCATGGCCAGCAGTTGCGGCGTGCGCACGGTGCTGCCCAAGCCCTGCGAGCAGCAGGCGATACTCGACGCCGTGGCGCTCGAACTGGGCGTGAGCACGGTCGCAGCGGACGGCGCCGCGCCAGGCATGGCCGCTGCCACGTTGACTGGCGGGATGACGCCACCCGCCAGCCGCCCCGCGTTCCTGTCCAGCCAGCCCGGCGCGGCCAGCCGCCTGGTGGCCCTGCAGGAACTCAGCCTGCGCCTGAACGGCGAGCGCGATAGCGCGCAGATGGCAGCCGACTTCGCGCGCGGCGCCGCCATCCTGCTCGATGCCGAGGTGGTGGTCCTGTGTCTGCTGCATAGCAATGAGAGCGGCATCGACCAATTGACCGCCCACGGCCTCGACGCGGCCCTGCTGCTGGCGCAGGCCAGCAGCCATGAACGCTTCCCGGGCCAGCTGATGGACAGCCGCCACCTGCTGCACCTGCGCGCCGGCGCGGCCGAGCTGCAGGCGCTGCCCGCCGGCCACCCGCCGGTGCGCGAAGCGCTGGGCCTGGCCATCCGCGACGGGCTGGCGCTGCATGGCTGGGTGTATACGGCCAATCCGCGCACCCGTCCATTCAGCGGCGA
Encoded here:
- the ubiD gene encoding 4-hydroxy-3-polyprenylbenzoate decarboxylase; translated protein: MKYSDLRDFISQLQRMGELKHISLPVSPHLEMTEICDRTLRAEGPALLFEKPAGFDIPVLGNLFGTTRRVALGMGAEDLGELRKIGHVLARLKEPEPPKDFKDLMGLGSLVKALWDMAPKEMRGAPCQEIVWEGNDVDLGRLPIQHCWPGDVAPLITWGLVITKGPNKKRQNLGIYRQQVLGRNKVIMRWLAHRGGALDFREHAIKNKGQPYPVAVALGADPATILGAVTPVPDSLSEYQFAGLLRGSRTELVKAIGSELRVPASAEIVLEGHIYPDENHPSGYEHALEGPYGDHTGYYNEQDWFPVFTIDRITMRRDPIYHSTYTGKPPDEPAVLGLALNEVFVPLLQKQFSEITDFYLPPEGCSYRMAVVQIRKQYAGHAKRVMFGVWSFLRQFMYTKFIVVVDEDVNIRDWKEVIWAITSRVDPIRDTTLVDNTPIDYLDFASPISGLGSKMGIDATNKWPGETSREWGTTIQMTPEVKGRVDQIWQQLGL
- a CDS encoding lytic transglycosylase domain-containing protein; amino-acid sequence: MTTAQHTLTIFGVSALVVLAVLFVRPDLARQLSKSLTEEPAPEVVAVTAPPLSELMDASATATKTSAAAPLTPEEKALMGTRKQQEWVTSWLSKRYRVAGDAANMLVSTAYLTAHEIKLDPLLILAVMAIESGLNPFAESPMGAQGLMQVMSKVHHDRFQEMGGVQAALNPVANIRVGSQILKDYVTRGGSVEAGLKTYVGAAAFETDDGYGSKVLAEYRRLKQVSAGKKVPTITPIMAAAPAPKATAVASSGAKPMETEQLAGL
- a CDS encoding HAMP domain-containing sensor histidine kinase, whose amino-acid sequence is MKPAGSLRRRLMLAFALVALFTALCFSVFGLLFVYSVEDDFFANILKQETAHQQRSWSEHGVLAHPLRDTVRLLDGADQMPADLAVQLPAGPRSGEFFGQQGRHYHLRELRLAGRAAPLYLLAEVSGELVVRPRLPFILGFLGAAMLAIVAFTLLLGYWLAGRASAPLTRLAQLVSSAKPEQLPRHFADGFPDNEIGSLARALEDALARTAAFIEREQHFTRDASHELRTPLAVIGGAAYLLEQQPLAPQAAGQLARIRSAAGHMEQSLAALLALAREDETPAASASALLPSIEMAVVRFAHLLDGKPVQVAVEVDAAAQARCPVAVLDILLSNLVSNAFANTQQGEVRITFEENSLVVSDSGSGISVAVAERLYEAGVKGEGSQGLGLGLSIAHRLAQQHGIRLHVANANSSASGVRASLHFPA
- a CDS encoding response regulator transcription factor, with translation MHVLVVEDNALLARNLAEVLEQGGHSADFAGDGPHGLKLALEQDYDVLLLDLALPGMDGLEVCRHLRQQLPRRLPILMLTARDTLQDKLAGFDSGADDYLVKPFAPEELLARCRALALRRQDYQLAVGALCIDRRSQTAARAGQTLKLNPQSYRILLALAEAHPRILTRSELTRKLWQDEPPDSDALRSHLYLLRQELDKPFDKPMLHTVHGVGFRLDAEV
- the nusB gene encoding transcription antitermination factor NusB produces the protein MTDKSAHANPSKNRTPRHRAREFALQGLYQWLLNNEDATTVVNNIRAAHGFDKADAEYFTNLLYGAIKDSVALRDTFAPLVDRGVAELSPIEHAVLLIGAYEFKNHPEIPYRVVINEAVELTKSFGGIDGHKYVNGVLDKLSAKLRTDEVAGDKKR
- the ribH gene encoding 6,7-dimethyl-8-ribityllumazine synthase, whose translation is MTVGSYETNLDGESLRIGIVQARFNEDVCHGLLSACLAELKHLGVADEDVLHVTVPGALEIPLILQKMAETEQFDALIALGAVIRGETYHFELVSNESGAGITRVSLDCNIPIANAVLTTENDEQAEVRMAVKGAEAARVAVEMANLAIALEELHQDDDDGDE
- the ribBA gene encoding bifunctional 3,4-dihydroxy-2-butanone-4-phosphate synthase/GTP cyclohydrolase II, which codes for MSISSTEEIVAELRAGRMVILVDEEDRENEGDLVLAADFVTPEAINFMIKHARGLVCLTLSEERCDQLELSMMTSRNGTSFGTNFTVSIEAAEGVTTGISAADRAKTIQVAVAKNAKPSDIVQPGHIFPLRAVKGGVLMRAGHTEAGCDLTAMAGLTPASVICEIVKDDGTMARLPDLLEFAKEHGLKIGTIADLIHYRSQNECMVERVAERPLRTAHGDFQMIAFRDKPSGSAHLALVHGEVAPDQDSLVRVHQPVSILDLLETEATTHSWNVSSSLKAIKAAPHGVIVLLNCGETAEQLFTQFAALGQPAAKPQGRAASMDLRSYGIGAQILRELGVSKMQLLASPRKMPSMTGFGLEVSGFLAKPAA